In Zingiber officinale cultivar Zhangliang chromosome 11B, Zo_v1.1, whole genome shotgun sequence, a single window of DNA contains:
- the LOC122034681 gene encoding uncharacterized protein LOC122034681: MPYPIALETTRDPPLATAEEPVGEPTKRTYASIVCKSYFSVIFSYRLFLRRLMLFVSQLRAKGQSSPSMHPTLVIKTSLVVSEQTHSFSQHSHPAIFPENSGSKAIEEALVVEDEVDSRYVYVGNLPSSISTSDLEQVFKNFGKLRPDGVFIRSRKVDSI; encoded by the exons ATGCCATATCCAATTGCCTTGGAGACCACAAGAGATCCACCTCTTGCAACCGCTGAAGAACCTGTTGGAGAGCCAACTAAGCGCACATATGCCTCCATTGTATGCAAAAGTTATTTCTCTGTCATATTTTCTTACAGGTTATTCCTTAGGAGACTGATGTTATTTGTGTCCCAACTTCGGGCTAAAGGCCAATCTAGTCCATCTATGCATCCAACACTTGTAATAAAGACATCTCTGGTGGTTTCAGAACAGACCCATTCCTTTTCCCAACATTCCCATCCTGCTATTTTTCCTGAGAATTCTGGCTCTAAGGCAATTGAGGAGGCTCTAGTAGTTGAGGATGAAG TTGATTCCAGATATGTTTATGTTGGAAATCTTCCTTCATCTATCTCGACTTCAGATCTTGAGCAAGTCTTTAAGAATTTTGGTAAATTGAGACCAGATGGTGTTTTTATTAGAAGCCGGAAGGTTGATTCCATTTAG